The nucleotide sequence CAGATTTCCCTTTGACCTTCGGAAACCTGATCGTAAGTACACCGTTCTTGTAAGTTGCTTTTGCCTTCTTAGGATCCACGTAGTCGGGTAACATGAACGTTCTGTAGAACTTTGTGACACTCCTCTCCTTTCGCACCAAATTCTTTTTCTTTTGATATTCCTCCTTCTTGTTTTCTGCACTGATTCTGAGAACGTTACCGTCCACGTTCACTCTTATATCTTTCTTATCGACACCAGGGATCTCAGTTATAATTACATATTCCTTGTCATCTTCAAGTATATCGGTTTTCGGCTCTCTAACGAGTCCTTCCGCAAATCCGGCACCTGCACCAGTTGATCGGATCTCGGAAAATTCCCTAAACATCTCCTCCATCATCCTATCCATTCTCTTCTGTAACTCCACCATTTCCTTTAATACATCATCTATCATACTCATCACCTCCGAACGGTTTTATAATCAAATAAAAGTTTGTCGTTTAAAATAAATTTGATGTTTCTATTTTAT is from Candidatus Micrarchaeota archaeon and encodes:
- a CDS encoding Hsp20/alpha crystallin family protein — encoded protein: MSMIDDVLKEMVELQKRMDRMMEEMFREFSEIRSTGAGAGFAEGLVREPKTDILEDDKEYVIITEIPGVDKKDIRVNVDGNVLRISAENKKEEYQKKKNLVRKERSVTKFYRTFMLPDYVDPKKAKATYKNGVLTIRFPKVKGKSGISIRVD